The Fragaria vesca subsp. vesca linkage group LG2, FraVesHawaii_1.0, whole genome shotgun sequence genome includes a window with the following:
- the LOC101305822 gene encoding protein ASPARTIC PROTEASE IN GUARD CELL 2-like has product MATPAFIANKYFILVCVFVCLDILSSLDKGFALRLTETPADTTKTHLLQLNSLLPASTCSPSTRGHDRKKASLEVVHRHGPCSKRNQHKTQTPTPTPTHTEILQQDQARVNSIHARVSPKKGDDDLQQSDTSIPAKSGSVVGSGNYIVTVGLGSPAKQLSLIFDTGSDLTWTQCQPCVKSCYKQKEPIFDPSLSKSYANISCNSPVCSQLISATGNTPGCSSGTSTCIYGIQYGDQSFSVGYFGKERLTLTSTDVFDGFLFGCGQNNQGLFGGSAGLLGLGRNKISLVEQSAPKYGRYFSYCLPSTSSSTGYLSFGRGGGGSSSAVKFTPLSTVSQGGSFYGLSVVGISVGGRQLSIPASVFSSSGTIIDSGTVITRLPATAYSALRDAFRQGMKSYPQAEALSILDTCYDLSGSKTVSYPKIAFAFGGGVTLDLDATGILYVASVSQVCLAFAGNSDDSDIAIFGNVQQKRLQVVYDVAGGKVGFAPAGCP; this is encoded by the exons ATGGCAACTCCCGCCTTCATCGCGAACAAGTACTTCATTTTAGTTTGTGTATTTGTATGCCTTGATATTCTCTCATCTTTGGACAAGGGCTTCGCTTTGCGCTTGACAGAAACACCAGCAGATACAACGAAAACCCACCTTCTTCAACTCAACTCTCTACTACCAGCATCAACCTGCAGCCCCTCCACCAGAG GCCATGATAGGAAGAAGGCGTCACTCGAAGTTGTGCACAGGCATGGTCCATGCTCTAAGCGTAACCAGCACAAAACGCAAACTCCGACTCCAACTCCAACTCACACTGAGATCCTCCAGCAGGACCAAGCCCGAGTCAACTCGATTCACGCCCGTGTTTCTCCTAAAAAGGGTGACGACGACCTACAGCAGTCCGACACGTCCATTCCCGCCAAGTCCGGCAGCGTAGTGGGCTCAGGCAACTACATTGTGACAGTGGGCTTGGGATCACCCGCAAAACAACTCTCGCTCATATTCGACACCGGGAGCGACCTCACTTGGACTCAGTGTCAGCCTTGTGTGAAGTCTTGTTACAAACAGAAGGAGCCCATCTTTGACCCATCCCTCTCCAAATCCTATGCCAACATTTCCTGTAATTCGCCGGTCTGCTCTCAACTCATATCAGCCACAG GTAATACACCCGGTTGCTCAAGCGGCACATCAACATGCATATACGGCATACAATACGGAGATCAATCCTTCTCGGTTGGATACTTCGGCAAAGAAAGGTTGACATTAACGTCGACGGACGTTTTCGATGGGTTTCTCTTCGGCTGTGGCCAAAACAATCAAGGCCTTTTCGGCGGGTCTGCCGGGTTATTGGGCCTGGGCCGCAACAAAATCTCCCTCGTCGAACAGAGCGCTCCAAAGTATGGCCGCTACTTCTCCTACTGCCTGCCCTCCACTTCCAGCTCCACCGGTTACCTCAGCTTCGGAAGAGGCGGCGGAGGATCCTCTTCCGCAGTCAAGTTCACGCCGCTCTCCACTGTATCTCAAGGTGGGTCCTTTTACGGCCTCAGTGTCGTCGGGATCAGCGTTGGGGGACGTCAGTTATCCATTCCCGCTTCAGTTTTTTCGTCCTCAGGGACGATCATCGACTCAGGCACCGTCATAACGCGGCTTCCGGCAACGGCGTACAGCGCTTTGAGGGATGCGTTTCGGCAAGGAATGAAAAGCTATCCGCAAGCGGAGGCGCTCTCGATACTGGACACTTGCTACGACCTGAGCGGGAGCAAAACGGTGTCGTACCCCAAAATAGCGTTCGCTTTTGGTGGTGGGGTGACGTTGGATTTGGATGCGACGGGCATACTGTACGTGGCGAGTGTTTCACAGGTGTGCTTGGCGTTCGCCGGGAATAGTGATGACAGCGACATTGCCATCTTTGGGAATGTTCAACAGAAACGATTGCAGGTGGTGTATGACGTGGCTGGTGGAAAGGTCGGATTTGCCCCTGCTGGTTGCCCCTGA
- the LOC101306113 gene encoding uncharacterized protein LOC101306113: MCPTKQKHRSSVVDHAGKCSRSEESTTSNADWISESIQGGSLRHVDLHTGSNGWASPPGDLFSLRGKNYLTRRQKAPAGDYLLTPVGTDWLKSSSKLENVLARPDNRVAHALRKAQAQGKSLKSFIFAVNLQVPGKDQHSAVFYFAAEDPIPSGSLLHRFINGDDSFRNQRFKIVNRIVKGPWIIEKTVGNYSACLLGKALTCNYHRGANYLEIDVDIASSGIAKAILRLALRYVTSVTIDMGFLVEAQTEDELPERLVGAVRICQMEMSSATVIDATPVSRR; this comes from the coding sequence ATGTGTCCGACCAAGCAGAAGCACCGGAGCTCCGTCGTCGATCACGCCGGCAAATGCTCCAGATCCGAAGAGTCCACAACCTCCAACGCCGACTGGATCTCCGAGTCAATCCAAGGCGGATCCTTACGGCACGTGGACCTCCACACCGGAAGCAACGGTTGGGCGTCACCTCCCGGCGACCTATTCTCTCTCCGGGGAAAAAACTACCTGACAAGGCGACAAAAAGCGCCTGCCGGAGACTACCTACTGACGCCGGTGGGCACCGACTGGCTGAAATCCAGTTCGAAGCTGGAAAATGTACTCGCCCGTCCCGATAACCGAGTGGCGCACGCGCTGCGGAAGGCCCAAGCCCAAGGCAAGTCCCTGAAGAGCTTCATCTTCGCGGTGAATCTACAGGTCCCAGGAAAGGACCAGCATAGCGCGGTGTTCTACTTCGCCGCTGAGGATCCTATCCCATCTGGCTCACTCCTGCACCGGTTCATCAACGGCGACGACTCCTTCCGGAACCAGCGGTTTAAGATCGTGAATCGGATCGTCAAAGGGCCGTGGATCATTGAGAAAACGGTAGGGAATTACAGCGCGTGTTTATTGGGCAAAGCGCTGACGTGTAATTACCATAGAGGAGCAAACTACTTAGAGATTGACGTGGATATCGCCAGCTCGGGGATCGCCAAGGCTATTCTGCGACTGGCATTGAGATATGTGACGAGCGTGACGATCGACATGGGGTTTCTGGTGGAGGCGCAGACAGAGGATGAGTTGCCCGAGAGGTTAGTCGGTGCCGTTAGGATTTGCCAGATGGAAATGTCCTCTGCAACAGTAATCGACGCCACACCTGTTAGCCGGCGGTAA
- the LOC101306696 gene encoding uncharacterized protein sll0005-like, whose translation MRNVFATVKRHRHRASLLSQTLRHEIHRCVPLGCHKYIEIGWKQDNGSPFHSLHRHSSSTGFTSVHGESPSAEYAKLRKESLESEFGHALGANRSRSFSAAYRFGPFLALYRASIISFHVLKLTIWQFFVQDIRKRAIKFRETLIRLGPFYVKLGQALSTRPDILPHVYCQELVKLQDQIPPFPTHVAIKSIESQLGVRVSEIFADISPQPIAAASLGQVYKAHLHSGELVAVKVQRPGMSLSLTLDALLFHMIGGQLKRFAKAHKDLLVAVNEVVRHMFDEIDYILEAKNAERFASLYASHPRDRKKDCPKAKAGKTQRRKEANCIKVPKIYWDFTRRAVLTMEWIDGIKLTDEIGLKMACLNRKELIDQGLYCSLRQLLEVGFFHADPHPGNLVATDNGALVYFDFGMMGDIPRHYRVGLIQVLVHFVNRDSLGLANDFLSLGFIPEEVDIQPVADALKASFSDGSRQSQDFQGIMDQLYNIMYEFNFSLPPDYALVIRALGSLEGTAKVLDPDFKVVESAYPFVIGRLLADPNPDMRKILRELLIRNDGSIRWNRLERLVAAISEQASESVKESPDSEESTPNPLRRKSFDMHAVVAATEDLLHFILSEKGHRVRVFLVRDIIGAADAFFQDEVVGCMFNENLEARDTLDSEGRTMLARVVNGFHYLNQAVKLAPEVWTAMLLRLAFTPEVHRFILDVFSSLIIHFSGKIPETTFVSLSRLMHKLVKNRSYFEP comes from the exons ATGAGGAATGTCTTTGCCACTGTGAAGCGTCATCGCCACCGTGCCTCTCTGCTCTCCCAAA CTCTACGCCATGAAATACACCGATGCGTACCTTTGGGATGCCACAAGTATATTGAAATTGGATGGAAACAAGACAATGGGTCTCCATTTCACTCACTACATAGACATTC TTCTTCCACGGGTTTCACCAGCGTGCATGGAGAGAGTCCGTCCGCGGAATATGCAAAGTTGAGGAAGGAGTCACTCGAGAGTGAATTTGGACATGCTCTTGGAGCTAATCGCTCCAGAAGTTTTTCTGCTGCTTACCGTTTTGGTCCCTTTTTGGCTTTGTATAGGGCATCAATTATTTCTTTTCATGTGTTGAAGCTAACAATCTGGCAATTCTTTGTTCAAGACATAAGGAAACGTGCCATCAAG TTTCGTGAAACTCTTATCCGCTTGGGACCTTTCTATGTCAAG CTTGGTCAGGCTTTGAGCACCAGGCCAGATATACTACCACATGTATACTGCCAAGAGCTTGTTAAGTTACAG GATCAAATACCCCCATTTCCAACCCATGTAGCTATTAAGTCTATTGAATCCCAGCTTGGAGTTCGTGTTTCAGAAATTTTTGCTGATATTAGCCCGCAGCCTATCGCTGCAGCATCCCTAGGGCAGGTCTATAAAG CTCACCTGCACTCGGGAGAGCTGGTAGCTGTTAAAGTACAAAGGCCTGGCATGTCACTTTCATTGACCCTTGATGCCTTATTATTCCACATGATTGGGGGCCAATTAAAGCGCTTTGCGAAGGCCCACAAAGATCTATTAGTGGCAGTGAATGAGGTG GTGAGGCACATGTTTGATGAAATTGATTACATCCTCGAGGCAAAAAATGCTGAACGTTTTGCTTCTCTCTATGCTTCACATCCAC GTGACAGGAAAAAGGATTGTCCAAAAGCTAAAGCTGGGAAAACTCAAAGACGTAAAGAGGCAAATTGTATAAAAGTGCCAAAAATATATTGGGACTTTACCCGTAGAGCTGTGCTGACAATGGAGTGGATTGACGGAATAAAGCTTACAGATGAAATTGGCCTAAAGATGGCCTGTCTGAACAGAAAAGAACTCATTGACCAG GGATTATACTGTTCTTTGAGACAATTGCTTGAGGTGGGATTCTTCCATGCCGACCCACATCCTGGTAATCTTGTTGCCACTGATAATGGTGCTCTTGTATATTTTGATTTTGGAATGATGGGTGATATTCCTCGACATTATCGTGTGGGGCTTATTCAAGTG CTTGTGCACTTCGTTAATCGTGACTCACTGGGTTTGGCAAATGACTTCCTTTCGTTGGGATTCATTCCTGAAGAGGTTGATATACAACCAGTTGCAGATGCATTGAAAGCATCCTTTAGTGACGGGAGCAGACAATCTCAAGATTTTCAG GGAATAATGGACCAGCTTTACAATATTATGTATGAATTCAACTTCTCTCTTCCTCCGGATTATGCCCTCGTGATAAGGGCTCTGGGATCACTAGAAGGCACGGCCAAAGTTCTGGATCCTGATTTTAAAGTTGTTGAGAGTGCATATCCTTTTGTGATTGGAAGACTTTTGGCTGATCCAAATCCTGATATGAGAAAAATTTTAAGAGAACTTCTCATACGCAATGATGGATCTATAAGGTGGAATAGGCTAGAACGCCTG GTTGCAGCAATATCTGAACAGGCTTCTGAGTCTGTTAAAGAGTCCCCTGATTCGGAGGAGAGTACTCCTAACCCTTTGAGAAGGAAATCGTTTGACATGCATGCTGTTGTTGCCGCCACTGAAGATCTTTTACACTTTATTCTCTCTGAGAAGGGTCACAGGGTACGCGTATTCCTTGTTCGGGACATAATTGGTGCAGCTGATGCCTTTTTTCAGGATGAAGTTGTTGGTTGCATGTTCAATGAGAATCTCGAAGCCAGAGACACACTTGACTCAGAG GGACGTACCATGCTTGCGAGGGTTGTAAATGGGTTCCACTATCTCAATCAAGCTGTAAAGTTGGCCCCGGAGGTGTGGACAGCAATGCTTCTACGCCTGGCGTTTACACCAGAGGTTCATAGGTTTATTTTAGATGTCTTTTCATCGCTAATCATTCATTTTAGTGGCAAAATCCCAGAAACTACTTTTGTTTCTCTATCTAGGCTTATGCACAAGTTGGTAAAGAACCGCAGCTATTTTGAGCCATAA
- the LOC101306985 gene encoding probable protein phosphatase 2C 59-like, with translation MGYLNSVLSSSSQVHADDAPVSGGGLSQNGKFSYGYASSPGKRSSMEDFYETRIDGVEGEIVGLFGVFDGHGGARAAEYVKQNLFSNLIRHPKFISDTKSAIADAYSHTDSEFLKSENNQNRDAGSTASTAILVGDRLLVANVGDSRAVICRGGNAIAVSRDHKPDQTDERQRIEDAGGFVMWAGTWRVGGVLAVSRAFGDRLLKQYVVADPEIQEEKIDNTLEFLILASDGLWDVVTNEEAVAMIKPIQDPKQASERLMQEAYQRGSADNITCVVVRFLTNPGGSSRSSSG, from the exons ATGGGTTATCTCAATTCGGTTTTGTCATCTTCAAGCCAGGTTCATGCTGACGACGCACCCGTAAGCGGTGGTGGCCTCAG TCAGAATGGAAAATTCAGCTATGGATATGCAAGCTCTCCAGGAAAAAGATCTTCTATGGAAGATTTTTATGAGACGAGAATTGATGGTGTTGAGGGGGAAATAGTTGGTCTCTTCGGAGTTTTTGATG GTCATGGGGGTGCACGTGCTGCTGAATATGTCAAGCAAAATCTGTTTAGTAATTTGATCAGGCATCCAAAGTTTATTTCGGACACCAAATCTGCTATAG CTGATGCATACAGCCATACAGACTCGGAATTCCTGAAGTCGGAAAATAATCAGAATAGAGATGCTGGGTCAACTGCTTCCACTGCTATCCTAGTTGGTGACCGTTTGCTTGTGGCAAACGTTGGGGATTCCAGAGCAGTGATATGCAGGGGTGGTAATG CTATAGCTGTTTCAAGAGATCACAAGCCGGACCAAACTGATGAGCGGCAACGGATTGAGGATGCAGGAGGATTTGTAATGTGGGCAG GAACTTGGAGAGTTGGAGGTGTTCTTGCTGTTTCTCGTGCATTTGGAGATAGGCTGTTGAAGCAGTATGTTGTTGCTGATCCTGAAATCCAG GAGGAAAAGATTGACAACACTCTTGAGTTTCTTATCCTTGCAAGTGATGGACTGTGGGATGTTGTCACCAATGAG GAAGCCGTTGCAATGATTAAACCAATTCAAGACCCAAAACAGGCATCTGAGAGGCTAATGCAGGAAGCATATCAGAGAGGAAGTGCTGATAATATTACTTGCGTTGTTGTCCGTTTCTTGACTAATCCAGGAGGTTCATCACGTAGCAGTTCTGGGTAA
- the LOC101307275 gene encoding uncharacterized protein LOC101307275 yields the protein MGSRVERESKKRRRLPLRSVSDPGHDGKSHWYRWLSLGVSIRFGVLVLAKELRLQRDEGEKEVEFADSSHRRWKVRCLKSSVVEIGRSWDFGAEYTTVYDCCPWRWRQRFGLCLVISTQLATVGDVFDY from the exons ATGGGAAGCCGAGTTGAGAGAGAATCGAAGAAAAGAAGGCGACTGCCTCTCCGATCAGTTTCCGATCCCGGCCACGACGGCAAGAGTCATTGGTACCGTTGGCTTTCTCTCGGGGTTTCTATTCGATTTGGGGTCTTGGTTTTGGCAAAGGAGCTTCGGTTACAGAGAGATGAAGGAGAGAAGGAGGTTGAGTTTGCCGATTCCAGCCACCGTCGATGGAAAGTGAG ATGCTTGAAATCGAGTGTGGTTGAAATCGGGCGAAGTTGGGATTTTGGGGCAGAGTACACCACCGTGTACGACTGCTGTCCTTGGCGGTGGCGACAGCGTTTTGGCCTTTGTTTGGTGATTTCCACTCAGTTAGCAACTGTAGGAGATGTATTTGATTATTAG
- the LOC101307752 gene encoding zinc finger protein CONSTANS-LIKE 4-like: MASMASKLCDSCKSATATLFCRADSAFLCINCDTKIHAANKLASRHARVWLCEVCEQAPAHVTCKADDATLCVTCDREIHSANPLSRRHERVPVAPFYDSLNSGKSDAAAVNLLDDRYLSDGETTEAEAASWLLPNPKDLNSGQYVFSDMDSYLDLDYGTPADPKTEAQEQNSSATDGVVPVQSKSAQPQSFEMELPGSKPFIYLSQSVSSSPLDVSIVPDGNMSDPYPKSISSAVDQLSHPTVQISSADREARVLRYREKRKNRKFEKTIRYASRKAYAETRPRIKGRFAKRTEVEIEAERLCRYGVVPSF, encoded by the exons ATGGCGAGTATGGCCTCGAAGCTCTGCGACTCGTGCAAATCGGCAACGGCGACTCTGTTCTGCCGAGCAGACTCCGCTTTCCTGTGTATAAACTGCGATACAAAGATCCACGCAGCCAACAAGCTCGCTTCCCGCCACGCGCGGGTCTGGTTGTGCGAGGTGTGCGAGCAAGCTCCTGCCCACGTCACGTGCAAGGCCGACGACGCCACGCTCTGCGTCACGTGCGACCGAGAAATCCACTCTGCTAACCCTCTCAGCCGCCGACACGAGAGAGTCCCGGTGGCCCCGTTCTACGACTCACTGAACTCGGGCAAATCTGATGCTGCCGCCGTCAACTTGCTCGATGACCGCTACTTGTCGGACGGAGAGACAACTGAGGCCGAGGCTGCTTCGTGGCTGCTCCCAAATCCTAAGGATCTGAATTCGGGCCAGTACGTGTTCTCTGACATGGATTCGTATTTGGATCTGGATTACGGGACGCCAGCGGATCCCAAAACTGAAGCTCAGGAGCAGAACAGTAGTGCTACTGACGGAGTGGTCCCTGTGCAGAGCAAGAGCGCCCAGCCTCAAAGCTTTGAAATGGAGTTGCCAGGATCCAAGCCTTTCATCTATTTAAGCCAGAGT GTATCATCATCGCCTCTGGATGTTAGCATCGTGCCAGATGGCAACATGTCAGATCCTTACCCCAAGTCGATCAGCTCTGCGGTCGATCAGTTATCGCATCCCACGGTTCAGATTTCATCGGCGGATCGTGAAGCCAGGGTGTTAAGGTACAGAGAGAAGAGAAAGAACCGAAAGTTCGAGAAGACGATCCGTTATGCATCGCGAAAAGCTTATGCCGAGACCAGACCACGAATCAAAGGCAGGTTCGCTAAGCGCACTGAAGTGGAGATCGAAGCCGAACGTCTCTGCCGCTACGGCGTCGTTCCTTCCTTTTAG
- the LOC101308049 gene encoding uncharacterized protein At1g32220, chloroplastic-like isoform 1, translated as MRTVISRLIHSRSSLPRPFIMTAPKNGRYFSNDFNKVDEPFKVEEAETIQVPPPPTEKLLVLGGNGFVGSHVCKEALDRGLSVASLSSSRNHNWDFHKATGIGTFRSGKSKLHDSWANNVTWYQGNLLSTDSWKDALDGVTSVISCVGGFGSNSYMYKINGTANINAVRAASEHGVKRFVYVSAADFGLANYLVRGYYEGKRAAETEILTKFPYGGVILRPGFIYGTRSVGSIKLPLGVIGSPLEMLFQQTRPLNQLPLVGPLFTPPVNVTAVAKVAVRAATDPVFPPGIVDIYGIQRYTQTQHKSK; from the exons ATGAGGACGGTCATCTCGCGGTTGATCCATTCAAGATCATCACTTCCCAGGCCCTT TATCATGACTGCACCTAAAAATGGGAGGTATTTCTCAAATGACTTTAATAAGGTTGATGAGCCCTTCAAAGTTGAGGAAGCAGAGACTATTCAAGTCCCCCCTCCTCCAACAGAGAAG TTGCTTGTGTTGGGTGGAAATGGATTTGTTGGCTCACATGTTTGTAAAGAAGCATTAGATCGTGGACTGTCTGTTGCTAGCCTGAGCAG TAGCAGGAATCATAACTGGGATTTTCACAAGGCCACTGGTATCGGAACGTTTAG GTCTGGCAAGTCAAAGTTACATGATTCATGGGCCAACAATGTGACCTGGTATCAAG GGAACCTTCTATCAACTGATTCATGGAAGGATGCTCTCGACGGTGTCACATCTGTT ATATCCTGTGTTGGTGGCTTTGGCTCCAATTCTTACATGTATAAGATTAATGGGACTGCAAACATCAATGCAGTTAGAGCAGCTTCTGAGCATG GTGTGAAAAGATTTGTGTATGTCTCTGCTGCTGATTTTGGCTTGGCAAATTACTTGGTGCGAGGATATTATGAGGGGAAG AGAGCTGCTGAAACAGAGATACTAACCAAATTCCCTTACGGAG GAGTGATTTTAAGGCCTGGATTTATTTACGGGACTCGAAGTGTTGGGAGCATAAAGTTACCTCTTGGTGTAATCGGTTCTCCGCTGGAGATG TTATTTCAACAAACAAGACCTCTCAACCAGCTGCCTCTAGTGGGCCCTCTCTTTACACCTCCTGTGAATGTTACGGCTGTAGCAAAGGTTGCTGTTAGAGCAGCTACTGATCCCGTCTTCCCTCCTGGGATTGTTGATATCTACGGGATTCAACGTTATACTCAGACTCAGCATAAGTCCAAGTAG
- the LOC101308049 gene encoding uncharacterized protein At1g32220, chloroplastic-like isoform 2 — MRTVISRLIHSRSSLPRPFIMTAPKNGRYFSNDFNKVDEPFKVEEAETIQVPPPPTEKLLVLGGNGFVGSHVCKEALDRGLSVASLSRSGKSKLHDSWANNVTWYQGNLLSTDSWKDALDGVTSVISCVGGFGSNSYMYKINGTANINAVRAASEHGVKRFVYVSAADFGLANYLVRGYYEGKRAAETEILTKFPYGGVILRPGFIYGTRSVGSIKLPLGVIGSPLEMLFQQTRPLNQLPLVGPLFTPPVNVTAVAKVAVRAATDPVFPPGIVDIYGIQRYTQTQHKSK, encoded by the exons ATGAGGACGGTCATCTCGCGGTTGATCCATTCAAGATCATCACTTCCCAGGCCCTT TATCATGACTGCACCTAAAAATGGGAGGTATTTCTCAAATGACTTTAATAAGGTTGATGAGCCCTTCAAAGTTGAGGAAGCAGAGACTATTCAAGTCCCCCCTCCTCCAACAGAGAAG TTGCTTGTGTTGGGTGGAAATGGATTTGTTGGCTCACATGTTTGTAAAGAAGCATTAGATCGTGGACTGTCTGTTGCTAGCCTGAGCAG GTCTGGCAAGTCAAAGTTACATGATTCATGGGCCAACAATGTGACCTGGTATCAAG GGAACCTTCTATCAACTGATTCATGGAAGGATGCTCTCGACGGTGTCACATCTGTT ATATCCTGTGTTGGTGGCTTTGGCTCCAATTCTTACATGTATAAGATTAATGGGACTGCAAACATCAATGCAGTTAGAGCAGCTTCTGAGCATG GTGTGAAAAGATTTGTGTATGTCTCTGCTGCTGATTTTGGCTTGGCAAATTACTTGGTGCGAGGATATTATGAGGGGAAG AGAGCTGCTGAAACAGAGATACTAACCAAATTCCCTTACGGAG GAGTGATTTTAAGGCCTGGATTTATTTACGGGACTCGAAGTGTTGGGAGCATAAAGTTACCTCTTGGTGTAATCGGTTCTCCGCTGGAGATG TTATTTCAACAAACAAGACCTCTCAACCAGCTGCCTCTAGTGGGCCCTCTCTTTACACCTCCTGTGAATGTTACGGCTGTAGCAAAGGTTGCTGTTAGAGCAGCTACTGATCCCGTCTTCCCTCCTGGGATTGTTGATATCTACGGGATTCAACGTTATACTCAGACTCAGCATAAGTCCAAGTAG